One genomic window of Medicago truncatula cultivar Jemalong A17 chromosome 1, MtrunA17r5.0-ANR, whole genome shotgun sequence includes the following:
- the LOC25483182 gene encoding transcription factor MYB1R1 has product MSNNLKTYDENGDRCVMLFGVNIAKNLVTDDDTMNESFSLENFNHRPDEYENENQEFDTGQSSNHEHIKKVKPWTRTEHKAFLKGLKAVGKGKWKRISKDFVVTKTPTQEENENSKATGASSV; this is encoded by the exons ATGTCGAATAATTTAAAGACATACGATGAGAATGGTGATAGGTGTGTGATGTTGTTTGGTGTGAACATCGCAAAAAATCTTGTCACAGATGATGACACCATGAACGAGAGTTTTAGTCTGGAAAACTTCAATCATAGACCTGATGAGTATGAAAACGAAAATCAAGAATTTGATACTGGTCAAAGTTCCAACCATGAACACATCAAAAAGG TGAAACCATGGACAAGGACGGAGCACAAGGCTTTCTTGAAAGGTCTAAAGGCTGTTGGAAAAGGCAAATGGAAGCGAATATCGAAGGATTTTGTGGTGACCAAGACTCCTACTCAG gaagaaaatgaaaattcaaaagCTACTGGTGCTTCTTCTGTATAG